The stretch of DNA TCCAGAAAACCTTCTTGGTAATACTGTTCTTCTAGGTTTAGtaaattatcaaaatccatttttatttgtcCAGTGATCTTTACTTTCCATTTACTCTTCAAATATGATAAGTGATTTGATTTAaacaagttttttttcatttttcttataaAACGATTTCTCACCATGATTGAGATTTTTATATTAGTAAGATTATACTGAAAAGGCAAATGGCTACATAGCCAACAAAGaataaaacaataaaacaataaaaaaagacttttttcttcgtaAGCATCCTATTGAGAATATTAATCATTTACTTAAGTAGCTACAATACAAAATAGAGTAAAAAACTATTTCTCTTCACTTTCATTCACAATTGTTTGCCAGATCTAACTTCCTTTCCGGTTTTCTTAATCTTttctaaaataaaatcGTAAGGAAGTGTAGTATATACATCTACTAATTGCTTTTCAAGGGATATATCTATTTTGGAAACGTCTGGTTCTAATTTCGTCAAAACTTTATTGACTGCACCAGAACATCCCGAGCAGGTCATGACGACATTGAATTGATAATGTTTTATCTCTGCCATCTTTTGCGCTAGTTCTCTCTTGTGTCGTTGGAAATCTCATCCTGCAATGTTTTAAGATGATTCAAGTCATTTAAGAAGCTCAAAAATGCACTACAAGATGTGCCAACTTTGCACccccaaaaaaaactacCGCATCACGTGAAATTTATTagaaaactgaaaaaaagacaacTTACGCATACGTAATACAAGATGTACATCTATTGCAATGATCATGTAACCTATCCTACGattaattattttttaatcaTCTAGAGCAGTGCCTCTAATTTCGTAAATATCATCAATGGCATTCCTTCGCAGGGGAGTGTCGGCAAACAATAACTCTATCCATTGGATTAGTTCGTCTGTCgcaaaaagataaaaatcCCCATTGTAAAACATCTCCATAATCTCCTTTAAATGTAATGGTAGAAACTTGCCCATAGTGGCGAATTTTTCTCTCATCTTTTTGTAACTTGGTTCCTTCGCTAATAATTGTATATCGGTGTTGTTCACTAATAAAGATACGAGCTCACCCAAATTTTCGGAATTGACCTCAGAGATAATCTGCCATTTTAATATTTCCTTTGTCACGCAATCGTTATATAAAAAGTTTAAGAAAGACAACAAGTAACGGGAACCTTCTTCACCTCTTATTTTCTGCAGTGGACGaacaatttccttcaagATATAAGGTAGCAGTTTCTCAATGGTGGCGTCCCACGATGGATTTCTCTCGTTCTCACGAAATTCGGTCAATTGATGCCTGATTAGTTGACAGACAATACGATATTTCATGTTCAGTTTAGTTTCCAGCAGGTTCCTTGttaattcttttattcTATACAGCTTTTCATCTCGTTCTATTAGATATCTCATATCCACATATAATTGGCACCAATTGTGAGAAAAATTAGCTGTGCACATGGCCATATACGATGTCTGCAAAAGGTTGTATTTGTACGCAAAGTATTGCTCATCAACATGGCTATCTGCAAAGCTACTCTTGAAATTCTGTGAAATTGCCAAGAACAATTTTGGTAACTGTGTAACTTCAATGTGGTCTTTATCAAGTGATCCTACATCATGAGCTTTTAAATGTTCCTTTCCATTTTCTAGGGAAGCATCATCTATATTTTCGTCAATTGCCCAGGCTTCATCCCAggcattttcttcttcttctggttctttttccttctcttgatttgttttttcttcctcgtCGTCAATATTTAcatcaatttcatcacCCCATGCATCGGCATCATCATCCTCTACTTCCCAATTCCAATCATCATCTTTGGATACGGCATTATGGAGTTCTTTTTCGTTCTGTACATCTGAatcattttttccaattttttcgCTCATCGTATTAGTATTGCTAGTAGTGAGCTCAACTACTTCCAAATTTTGCCAGCTCTTTTTTGGATCTTCAAATATACTTCTTATCTCACTAATATGCGATTCAAGAACTTTATCTAGTAATAAATTGTAGTATAATTGTTTGTTCATTAACAAATCCTGAATCTCTTTACC from Saccharomyces cerevisiae S288C chromosome XIV, complete sequence encodes:
- the ATX1 gene encoding copper metallochaperone ATX1 (Cytosolic copper metallochaperone; transports copper to the secretory vesicle copper transporter Ccc2p for eventual insertion into Fet3p, which is a multicopper oxidase required for high-affinity iron uptake; human homolog ATOX1 can complement yeast atx1 mutant; overexpression of human ATOX1 suppresses lysine auxotrophy of the yeast sod1 null mutant, as does overexpression of yeast ATX1), which produces MAEIKHYQFNVVMTCSGCSGAVNKVLTKLEPDVSKIDISLEKQLVDVYTTLPYDFILEKIKKTGKEVRSGKQL
- the DSL1 gene encoding Dsl1p (Peripheral membrane protein needed for Golgi-to-ER retrograde traffic; mediates Sey1p-independent homotypic ER fusion; forms Dsl1 tethering complex with Sec39p and Tip20p that forms a stable complex with ER SNAREs Sec20p, Ufe1p and Use1p and is functionally conserved from yeast to mammalian cells; component of the ER target site that interacts with coatomer; interacts with different subunits of COPI vesicle coat; interacts with Cin5p; homolog of fly and human ZW10 gene); the encoded protein is MESLFPNKGEIIRELLKDPLILKNDSKRSNGSELELDSSDLLQREAILANELNILDNLKTFLNLIKEVKTNLNILELENCYYSLQSLRKKMRNNAAYLKQSFNFQQSISTYVDTLHLELVSTLYKILTNGFWKITENSIQFTPTVEWGKDKVHIEYDTFMDFVAQQYFPKGSLDNQAWFILDMTSADSQEQVRAKLNTIMKEYMNLSRIVSMIKNSIFISGKEISYENEKNILVFSKSSSHGQHCVSTVLTSFEAVCDFMLDGLAFRDRKTLSYELGPLFNTEFTKFVKNNASIILESLDSPLKNLVSVINNKLTRLVAKSEVTNWTHSGKEIQDLLMNKQLYYNLLLDKVLESHISEIRSIFEDPKKSWQNLEVVELTTSNTNTMSEKIGKNDSDVQNEKELHNAVSKDDDWNWEVEDDDADAWGDEIDVNIDDEEEKTNQEKEKEPEEEENAWDEAWAIDENIDDASLENGKEHLKAHDVGSLDKDHIEVTQLPKLFLAISQNFKSSFADSHVDEQYFAYKYNLLQTSYMAMCTANFSHNWCQLYVDMRYLIERDEKLYRIKELTRNLLETKLNMKYRIVCQLIRHQLTEFRENERNPSWDATIEKLLPYILKEIVRPLQKIRGEEGSRYLLSFLNFLYNDCVTKEILKWQIISEVNSENLGELVSLLVNNTDIQLLAKEPSYKKMREKFATMGKFLPLHLKEIMEMFYNGDFYLFATDELIQWIELLFADTPLRRNAIDDIYEIRGTALDD